The following are encoded together in the Natronolimnobius sp. AArcel1 genome:
- the hisF gene encoding imidazole glycerol phosphate synthase subunit HisF, protein MALTKRIIPCIDVDLDDDGNPAVYTGVHFEDLKYTGDPVEMAKAYNESGADEFVFLDITASAEGRETMLDVVSRVADEVFIPLTVGGGIRTTDDIKETLRAGADKVSITTGALERPELVNEGANAFGSQCIVISVDARRRFDEQGEHYTEIDGESCWFECTKKGGREGTGIDVLEWAAEAESRGAGELFVNSIDKDGTKDGYDLPLTEAVCEVVDTPVIASSGCGSPEDMYDVFTEANADAGLAASIFHFDEYSIEETKSYLDEQGVPVRL, encoded by the coding sequence ATGGCACTCACCAAGCGAATCATCCCGTGTATTGACGTTGATCTGGACGACGACGGGAATCCGGCAGTGTACACCGGCGTGCACTTCGAGGACCTGAAATACACCGGCGACCCGGTCGAGATGGCCAAAGCGTACAACGAATCGGGGGCTGACGAGTTCGTCTTCCTCGACATCACCGCCTCCGCAGAGGGGCGCGAAACGATGCTCGATGTCGTCTCGAGAGTCGCAGACGAGGTCTTTATCCCCCTCACTGTCGGTGGCGGCATCCGAACCACCGACGATATCAAAGAAACCCTTCGCGCTGGTGCGGACAAAGTCTCGATTACGACCGGCGCACTCGAGCGGCCGGAACTCGTCAACGAGGGGGCGAACGCCTTCGGCAGCCAGTGTATCGTCATCAGCGTCGACGCGCGCCGGCGCTTCGATGAGCAGGGCGAGCACTACACCGAAATCGACGGCGAATCCTGCTGGTTCGAGTGTACGAAAAAGGGTGGCCGCGAAGGGACCGGAATTGACGTCCTCGAGTGGGCAGCAGAAGCCGAATCCCGTGGCGCAGGCGAGTTGTTCGTCAACTCGATTGACAAGGACGGCACCAAAGACGGCTACGACCTGCCGCTGACCGAAGCGGTCTGTGAGGTCGTTGATACGCCCGTAATCGCCTCTTCAGGCTGTGGCAGCCCCGAGGATATGTACGACGTGTTTACGGAAGCGAACGCTGACGCCGGGCTCGCAGCGTCGATTTTCCACTTTGATGAGTACTCGATCGAGGAGACGAAATCGTATCTCGACGAGCAGGGCGTGCCGGTTCGACTCTAA
- a CDS encoding transposase — protein sequence MTGKKLGGESHTPHSSRTRRQLLAGLAAATSTAVAGCQSLPGFGDESTPTYTPAEADTVLESDGPTLEWPVPVEPDADALEDALERTDTLIDEIPEPLEESHIPNGVIRETIDENRLEAMAGRDEAADTVGADRYHALRDAREQHKVAREAATAWLAIDADRDDLLTELRDEYDAVQSALADRRAEPEYRGEDTDAGRLRATLYAFQRDGDLQHAERTLNRWDVHEADDVLEIGESAGDLELGTTTTRIWAHFDERYASGIADGDGDHYLEAVFEDTLEQSIERANEADFPSQDGESEAWYEAVGLDGFDGTRSLESVIWQAGSSIHQAHESMEDTLEAETFGLGLQRALEFEQSLRGFERVRDRIADGDVEAPDDSDEIRAQRAAALEAAQTARDAVPLDEPSLGAYRLAETLQELSWTDDAVARAASRDPEMNVTLTDEYGEYAKYQAELEVLPEAVEAFRDRLLER from the coding sequence ATGACTGGCAAGAAACTGGGTGGCGAGAGTCACACACCACACTCGAGTCGCACTCGCCGACAGCTGCTCGCAGGCCTCGCTGCAGCGACGAGCACCGCCGTTGCGGGCTGTCAGAGCCTCCCCGGATTCGGCGATGAGTCCACACCGACGTACACACCTGCAGAGGCCGATACGGTCCTCGAGTCGGACGGACCAACTCTCGAGTGGCCGGTTCCCGTTGAACCGGATGCGGACGCGCTCGAGGATGCACTCGAGCGCACAGACACACTCATCGATGAGATACCGGAGCCACTCGAGGAATCTCACATTCCAAACGGCGTTATCCGAGAAACGATTGATGAGAACCGACTCGAGGCGATGGCGGGCCGGGATGAAGCCGCCGACACAGTGGGTGCAGACCGCTATCACGCACTTCGGGACGCACGCGAACAACACAAAGTCGCTCGAGAAGCCGCGACCGCGTGGCTCGCTATCGACGCCGACCGAGACGATCTCTTGACTGAACTTCGCGACGAGTACGACGCGGTGCAGTCGGCGCTTGCAGATCGGCGTGCAGAACCCGAGTATCGTGGCGAAGATACCGACGCGGGACGGCTCCGTGCAACACTGTATGCGTTCCAGCGAGACGGAGATCTCCAGCACGCTGAGCGAACCCTCAATCGGTGGGACGTCCACGAAGCCGACGATGTCCTCGAAATCGGTGAGTCTGCGGGCGACCTCGAGCTCGGAACGACCACGACACGCATCTGGGCGCACTTTGATGAACGCTACGCGAGCGGGATTGCAGATGGTGACGGCGACCACTATCTCGAGGCGGTGTTCGAGGACACGCTCGAGCAATCGATCGAGCGGGCCAACGAGGCTGACTTTCCATCGCAAGACGGCGAAAGCGAGGCGTGGTACGAGGCGGTCGGACTCGATGGGTTTGACGGAACCCGATCACTCGAGTCCGTCATCTGGCAGGCTGGAAGCTCGATACACCAGGCTCACGAATCTATGGAGGACACACTCGAGGCAGAGACCTTTGGACTCGGACTCCAGCGCGCCCTCGAGTTCGAGCAGTCATTGCGTGGGTTCGAGCGCGTCCGCGATCGGATCGCTGACGGCGACGTCGAGGCACCCGATGATAGCGACGAGATCCGCGCGCAACGAGCGGCTGCACTTGAGGCGGCACAAACGGCCCGCGACGCCGTGCCACTCGATGAGCCGTCACTCGGTGCCTACCGACTGGCCGAAACTCTCCAAGAACTATCGTGGACTGACGATGCAGTCGCTCGAGCCGCGAGTCGCGACCCCGAAATGAACGTCACACTCACCGACGAGTACGGCGAGTACGCCAAATACCAGGCAGAACTCGAGGTACTCCCCGAGGCCGTTGAGGCGTTCCGGGATCGGCTGCTCGAGCGGTGA
- a CDS encoding ribbon-helix-helix domain-containing protein — protein sequence MPKAEITIPEHLEMQIAQMVERGEFVNREEAIEDLLSTGIKAYKTSGPMDEEEGATGGTGLEDDGMMGHDDEYVF from the coding sequence ATGCCAAAAGCAGAGATCACCATCCCGGAACATCTCGAGATGCAAATCGCCCAGATGGTCGAGCGTGGCGAGTTCGTCAATCGCGAAGAAGCGATTGAGGATCTCCTCTCGACGGGGATCAAAGCCTACAAGACCAGCGGACCGATGGACGAAGAAGAAGGAGCAACCGGCGGAACAGGCCTTGAAGATGACGGAATGATGGGCCACGACGACGAATACGTCTTCTAA
- a CDS encoding sulfite oxidase-like oxidoreductase, producing the protein MLESLRHIYVCPREHTCMPTDVTDLYQEFGDDRLPPGQRETTAFPVLSKSATPTWDPDTWEFTVTGAVDTELRFSWEEFRDLPHETQRQDFHCVTGWSKFDCEFTGVPFPELAERAGVHDDACHVMFSALDDYTTDLPLEECMRDEVLFAWDYDGESLPADHGGPLRVVTPHRYAYKGAKWVDGIELLTEPERGYWEKRGYSQTADPWREERYS; encoded by the coding sequence ATGCTCGAGTCACTGCGTCACATCTACGTCTGTCCGCGCGAACACACTTGTATGCCGACCGACGTCACAGACCTGTATCAGGAGTTCGGCGACGACCGACTCCCGCCGGGCCAGCGCGAGACGACGGCGTTTCCAGTCCTCTCGAAGAGTGCCACGCCGACCTGGGACCCTGACACCTGGGAGTTTACCGTCACTGGCGCTGTTGATACGGAACTCCGTTTCTCTTGGGAGGAGTTTCGCGACCTGCCACACGAAACCCAGCGCCAGGACTTTCACTGCGTGACCGGCTGGAGCAAGTTCGACTGCGAATTTACGGGCGTCCCGTTCCCCGAACTCGCCGAGCGCGCGGGCGTTCACGACGATGCCTGCCACGTCATGTTTTCGGCGCTCGATGACTACACGACTGACCTCCCGCTCGAGGAGTGCATGCGCGATGAAGTACTGTTCGCGTGGGACTACGACGGCGAGTCACTGCCCGCAGATCATGGCGGGCCGCTTCGGGTCGTCACGCCGCACAGATACGCCTACAAGGGCGCAAAGTGGGTCGACGGCATCGAGTTACTCACCGAACCCGAGCGCGGCTACTGGGAAAAGCGAGGCTACTCCCAGACGGCGGACCCGTGGCGTGAGGAGCGATATAGTTAG
- a CDS encoding isochorismate synthase MenF — MDGTSEGRLAGTPHEPASETLEEPLVSASRELADVSFGAITDAEFTDDEASQLRLQWATPDGLEIVGRGVAARLTATGPDRFAAIRQQASDLFVDLEHNGPAIARPRAFGGVAFHDSHDTTTAGSTTVAGDSHWEGFDAASFVVPRVFVTRSDTDDVTGNAKIWLTAVGTDASATNERLERWDDRLADLPAMQPSGTSPGVAKTERTTTREQWASQVDDALERIATDRLRKVVLAQALSVDLEDEIDVASTLERLRRRYPNCYRFLISGHDGSTFFGAPPERLVSKRGDHVETEALAGSAPRGEAPEEDEAFADEMLSSDKLDREHDLVVEAIRDQLEGLASELHIGDRGIRKLATIQHLQTPIEATLAADRHVLELVEGLHPTPAVGGMPPDAAWETIRDTEPFDRGWYASPIGWFDANGDGEFAVGLRSGVATADRVTLFAGNGIVADSDPDEEWEEVQLKFRPILDELR; from the coding sequence ATGGACGGGACCTCGGAGGGACGGCTGGCGGGTACGCCCCATGAACCAGCGAGCGAGACGCTCGAGGAGCCCCTGGTCAGTGCGAGCCGCGAACTTGCGGACGTTTCGTTCGGTGCGATTACTGACGCGGAGTTCACTGATGATGAGGCCAGCCAGTTGCGACTGCAGTGGGCCACCCCGGATGGCCTCGAGATCGTCGGGCGCGGTGTTGCTGCCCGACTCACCGCAACCGGCCCGGACCGATTCGCGGCAATCCGCCAGCAGGCGAGCGATCTTTTTGTCGACCTCGAGCACAACGGGCCGGCAATTGCCCGCCCGCGTGCGTTCGGCGGCGTTGCGTTTCACGACAGTCACGATACGACGACTGCGGGGTCCACTACCGTAGCGGGCGATTCACATTGGGAGGGATTCGACGCCGCGTCCTTCGTCGTCCCGCGCGTGTTCGTCACGCGCAGTGATACCGACGACGTCACAGGAAATGCGAAAATCTGGCTGACGGCCGTCGGCACCGACGCCAGCGCCACGAACGAGCGACTCGAGCGTTGGGATGACCGACTCGCGGACCTCCCTGCGATGCAGCCAAGCGGAACGAGCCCCGGCGTCGCCAAAACCGAGCGAACCACCACGCGCGAGCAGTGGGCCAGTCAAGTTGATGACGCCCTCGAGCGAATCGCGACGGACAGACTCAGGAAAGTCGTCCTCGCACAGGCGCTCTCGGTCGATCTGGAAGACGAGATCGACGTTGCGTCGACGCTCGAGCGCCTGCGTCGTCGGTACCCGAACTGTTACCGATTCCTGATCAGCGGCCACGACGGGTCGACGTTCTTCGGTGCGCCGCCCGAACGGCTGGTTTCGAAACGCGGTGATCACGTCGAAACCGAAGCACTGGCTGGCTCTGCGCCCCGCGGCGAGGCACCCGAAGAAGACGAAGCGTTCGCCGATGAGATGCTTTCGAGCGACAAACTCGACCGCGAACACGACCTGGTCGTCGAAGCGATTCGCGACCAACTCGAGGGACTCGCCAGCGAGCTACACATTGGTGATCGCGGCATCCGGAAGTTGGCGACGATTCAGCACCTCCAGACGCCAATCGAGGCGACGCTTGCGGCTGATCGTCACGTCCTCGAGCTCGTCGAAGGACTGCATCCGACACCGGCGGTCGGCGGGATGCCCCCGGACGCTGCCTGGGAGACGATTCGCGACACCGAGCCTTTCGACCGCGGCTGGTACGCCAGCCCAATCGGCTGGTTCGACGCCAACGGCGACGGCGAATTTGCAGTTGGGCTCCGGTCGGGAGTCGCAACAGCAGACCGCGTCACACTCTTTGCCGGCAACGGGATCGTCGCGGACAGTGACCCGGACGAGGAGTGGGAGGAAGTCCAGTTGAAGTTCCGCCCGATTCTCGACGAACTGCGATAA
- the menD gene encoding 2-succinyl-5-enolpyruvyl-6-hydroxy-3-cyclohexene-1-carboxylic-acid synthase, whose translation MHAPNRATLWGRILADELAAGGLEAVCIAPGSRSTPLTVAFAEHDDIDVYSHLDERSAAYFALGRARRTGEPTALICTSGTAAANFHPAVLEANQARVPMLVLTADRPPELRDSGANQTVDQVKLYGDAVRWAAELPVPEADERTVRSLRTTAARALSETVGVEPGPVHLNCPFRKPLEPLEVPDAVPDSFGETLAGRGREGAFVETVRGNRTLEDDRAAEIASALEAAERPLVVAGPADPTAAQTLEAESVVSVAERLGAPILADPLSGLRFGPHVRHADGLPAVFGGYDTYINHIDEPDVVLRFGASPTSKPLRHALRDAAARQFVVDPAGAWREATFTATDLVAATPESVISGILESLESDSVSDTVWLEQIAEAERRHWDLAADACERGSLEADPFEGAVLRDVFAHAPDPATIFVSNSMPIRDADRFGQPRASELTVLANRGASGIDGIESTALGAGSAADEPLVLVTGDLAFYHDANGLLAVDRCDVDATIVLLDNDGGGIFHKLPIAQFEPPFTDQFKTPHGIEFEPLSEAYGLEFARVRPHEFSGAYRDSLERSGTQVLSVSFDSEESHRRREDLAERTRDAIR comes from the coding sequence ATGCACGCACCAAATCGCGCAACGCTGTGGGGTCGCATTCTCGCCGACGAACTTGCCGCAGGTGGCCTCGAGGCTGTCTGTATCGCGCCCGGAAGCCGGTCGACGCCGCTGACGGTTGCGTTCGCCGAACACGACGATATCGACGTGTATTCACACCTTGACGAGCGCTCGGCGGCCTACTTCGCGCTCGGTCGCGCCCGGCGAACCGGCGAGCCAACTGCACTGATCTGTACCTCCGGTACTGCGGCAGCGAACTTTCATCCGGCCGTTCTCGAGGCGAATCAGGCCCGCGTGCCGATGCTCGTTCTCACGGCGGATCGGCCACCGGAACTCCGAGATAGCGGCGCGAATCAGACCGTCGATCAGGTCAAACTCTACGGCGACGCAGTGCGCTGGGCCGCCGAACTGCCCGTTCCCGAGGCTGACGAGCGAACCGTTCGCAGTCTTCGGACGACCGCCGCACGCGCGCTTTCTGAAACCGTCGGCGTCGAACCCGGCCCCGTCCACCTGAACTGTCCGTTTCGAAAGCCACTCGAGCCACTCGAGGTCCCCGACGCTGTTCCGGATTCATTTGGGGAGACGCTCGCTGGCCGGGGACGCGAGGGTGCGTTCGTCGAGACCGTACGTGGGAATCGAACGCTCGAGGACGACCGCGCCGCAGAAATCGCTAGCGCGCTCGAGGCAGCCGAGCGCCCACTCGTCGTCGCTGGACCTGCCGATCCGACAGCGGCACAGACGCTCGAGGCAGAATCCGTCGTGTCCGTCGCTGAGCGACTTGGCGCGCCGATACTCGCGGACCCGTTGTCGGGGCTGCGATTCGGCCCACACGTCCGGCACGCTGACGGATTGCCTGCTGTCTTCGGTGGCTACGACACCTACATCAACCACATCGACGAGCCGGATGTCGTCCTCCGATTTGGGGCGTCGCCGACCTCGAAACCGCTGCGTCACGCCCTGCGAGACGCGGCTGCACGCCAGTTCGTCGTCGATCCCGCGGGTGCGTGGCGCGAGGCGACCTTTACCGCGACGGATCTGGTCGCCGCAACGCCTGAGTCGGTCATCTCGGGTATCCTCGAGTCGCTCGAGTCCGATTCAGTGTCGGATACGGTGTGGCTCGAGCAAATCGCCGAGGCCGAGCGTCGACACTGGGACCTCGCCGCCGATGCGTGTGAGCGGGGGTCGCTCGAGGCCGACCCCTTCGAGGGAGCAGTTCTCAGGGATGTTTTCGCGCATGCGCCGGACCCGGCGACGATTTTCGTCTCGAACAGTATGCCGATCCGAGACGCGGATCGGTTTGGACAGCCCCGTGCGTCCGAGTTGACGGTCCTCGCCAATCGCGGTGCAAGCGGGATCGACGGCATCGAAAGTACGGCGTTGGGGGCGGGCAGCGCCGCAGACGAACCACTCGTGCTCGTCACCGGCGATCTGGCCTTTTACCACGATGCGAACGGATTGCTCGCAGTCGACCGCTGCGATGTCGACGCGACCATCGTCTTGCTGGACAACGACGGTGGCGGCATCTTCCATAAGCTTCCGATTGCGCAGTTCGAGCCGCCGTTTACCGACCAGTTCAAAACGCCCCACGGCATCGAGTTTGAGCCGCTTTCGGAGGCGTACGGCCTCGAGTTCGCGCGCGTTAGGCCTCACGAGTTTTCGGGGGCGTATCGAGACTCGCTCGAGCGCTCGGGGACGCAGGTGCTGTCGGTGTCGTTCGATTCTGAGGAGAGTCACCGACGCCGGGAGGACCTTGCAGAACGTACTCGAGATGCGATTCGCTGA
- a CDS encoding DMT family transporter, translating to MDAGLGVALGAAVVWGVYIYLLKRLFSGYSPAALTVLLNTFAVAWYLPVAATEATNATTVLSQFGLSEIGVTGLTVVMTAIAFVLFLRAIEDGDVSYVTPINKTVPMFVLPLEVVILGQILTPLQVAGVVVATLAVYVANYDPGGFLKPIAKAANSRPAQLALLSAMCYAVSDLGKRIALQELAIPERLWVPLLLVGIAVVLLPGAIRNPPRGVDVRTDLPKFALAGGMVALGEHLTTLAFAVLPASIASPIINTQAIVAVILGGILLGERHFRIRLIAAVLAVIGVTMIAL from the coding sequence ATGGATGCCGGTCTCGGAGTCGCGCTCGGTGCCGCCGTGGTGTGGGGCGTCTACATCTATCTCCTCAAACGGTTGTTCTCGGGCTACTCACCAGCGGCGCTGACAGTTCTACTCAACACGTTCGCCGTCGCGTGGTATCTGCCGGTTGCTGCCACGGAAGCCACCAACGCCACAACCGTCCTCTCTCAGTTCGGACTCTCTGAGATCGGTGTGACTGGACTCACCGTCGTGATGACCGCCATCGCGTTCGTGTTATTTCTGCGTGCAATCGAGGACGGCGACGTCTCCTACGTCACACCGATCAACAAGACCGTCCCGATGTTCGTCCTCCCGCTCGAGGTCGTGATACTCGGCCAGATTCTCACCCCGCTGCAGGTCGCCGGCGTCGTCGTCGCGACGCTCGCGGTCTACGTCGCCAACTACGATCCCGGCGGGTTCCTCAAGCCGATTGCCAAAGCCGCGAACTCGAGGCCGGCACAGTTGGCCCTGTTGAGCGCGATGTGTTATGCAGTGAGCGACCTCGGTAAGCGAATCGCGCTACAGGAACTCGCGATTCCGGAGCGGCTGTGGGTACCGCTGTTGCTCGTCGGTATTGCTGTCGTCTTGCTCCCGGGTGCGATTCGCAATCCACCACGCGGTGTCGATGTCCGTACAGACCTGCCGAAGTTTGCGCTCGCGGGCGGGATGGTCGCACTGGGCGAGCACCTGACGACGCTCGCGTTTGCGGTCCTGCCGGCCAGCATCGCCTCGCCGATCATCAACACGCAAGCCATCGTCGCCGTCATCCTCGGCGGCATCTTGCTCGGTGAGCGTCACTTCCGAATTCGACTCATCGCCGCCGTCCTCGCGGTGATCGGTGTGACGATGATCGCACTCTGA
- a CDS encoding amphi-Trp domain-containing protein codes for MTDATENAPDADEPSDDRTVIRAGRKFEQEYRLDAADAGEFLIALGEQLRNGDELTISDSSGDEAWELPFAFGEPVNLEIEFDGMGDPELEIELELPGRSNDQAPQIE; via the coding sequence ATGACAGACGCTACAGAGAACGCTCCCGACGCCGACGAACCCAGCGACGACCGAACCGTCATCCGCGCCGGCCGCAAGTTCGAACAGGAGTACCGTCTCGACGCTGCCGACGCGGGCGAGTTCTTGATCGCACTGGGCGAACAGCTGCGCAACGGCGACGAACTCACGATCAGCGACTCCAGCGGCGACGAGGCCTGGGAACTGCCCTTCGCGTTCGGCGAGCCGGTCAACCTCGAGATCGAGTTCGACGGCATGGGTGATCCGGAACTCGAGATTGAACTCGAACTTCCCGGTCGAAGTAACGACCAAGCACCACAGATAGAGTAA
- a CDS encoding 1,4-dihydroxy-2-naphthoyl-CoA synthase, whose translation MVSELFDPDRWEPVAELNDEFRDITYHRALESGTVRIAFDRPDVRNAFRPGTVDELYDALEHAKRQTDVGCILLTGNGPSSKDGGWAFCSGGDQTIRGEDGYQYEGDEDRASEQGRLHILEVQRLIRHVPKVVVCVVPGWAVGGGHSLHVVCDLTLASEEHAKFLQTDPDVASYDAGFGSAYLAKQIGQKKAREVFFLGKTYSAAEAAEMGMINEAVPHEELEETALEWGERINAKSPTAMRMLKYGFNMTDDGMIGQQVFAGEATRLGYMTDEAAEGRDAFVEGRDPDFDDFPWHY comes from the coding sequence ATGGTTTCGGAACTGTTCGACCCCGACCGCTGGGAGCCCGTCGCCGAGCTGAACGACGAGTTCCGGGATATTACGTATCATCGCGCACTCGAGTCCGGGACGGTTCGGATCGCGTTCGACCGCCCTGACGTTCGCAATGCCTTCCGGCCGGGCACTGTCGATGAGTTGTACGACGCCCTAGAGCACGCCAAACGCCAGACGGACGTGGGCTGTATCCTTCTGACGGGCAACGGCCCATCGTCGAAAGATGGCGGCTGGGCCTTTTGTTCAGGCGGAGACCAGACGATTCGCGGCGAGGATGGCTATCAGTACGAGGGAGACGAAGACCGTGCCTCTGAGCAGGGACGACTCCACATTCTCGAGGTCCAGCGCCTGATTCGCCACGTTCCGAAGGTCGTCGTCTGTGTCGTCCCCGGTTGGGCGGTCGGTGGCGGGCACTCGCTACATGTCGTCTGTGACCTTACGCTCGCGAGTGAGGAGCATGCGAAGTTCCTCCAGACTGACCCGGACGTGGCGAGTTACGACGCCGGCTTCGGCTCCGCATACTTGGCAAAGCAGATCGGCCAGAAGAAAGCGCGCGAAGTCTTCTTCCTCGGAAAGACCTACTCCGCCGCGGAGGCAGCCGAGATGGGCATGATCAACGAGGCCGTACCCCATGAGGAACTCGAGGAGACAGCCCTCGAGTGGGGCGAGCGTATCAATGCCAAGAGTCCAACGGCGATGCGGATGCTCAAGTACGGCTTCAACATGACCGACGACGGCATGATCGGCCAGCAGGTGTTCGCGGGCGAGGCGACCCGACTTGGTTACATGACTGACGAGGCGGCAGAAGGCCGAGATGCGTTCGTCGAGGGTCGAGACCCCGACTTCGACGACTTCCCGTGGCACTACTGA
- a CDS encoding Tat pathway signal protein, with amino-acid sequence MTLPDRSSLSRREYVRLAVAAGGTAALSACLGSDGDDASSVDVPSGTDEPESLPTRQHAWNDALTTDEHGTVQPPAHHVLVALSLQDNVVEDGRVDNSARETTETALRALERAYEWSNEGLVFTLGYTPAYFDRFDESLPELVDLPEPEALTGQESPDFDDFDAVFHLASDSPEVVIEAEEGLFGEVETLNGVDPELETDLSAVFDRLEDQRRTGFVGDGLPADHTDTDGVPESVPEDAPFFMGFRSGFQESQATEDRVTLESGPFAGGATQHVESMDINLTQWFNQENHFQRVSKMFSHEHATEDLVGDVGETLTGSSELRDERIDSTAADARSHNVVGHAQKAARAREDGEPLLLRRDFNTVDSGGPGLHFVSLQHDIDEFVRVREAMTGADLDVPMANNGIRHYIFVTRRGNYLVPPRPLRALPPADPDAT; translated from the coding sequence GTGACGCTCCCTGACCGGTCTTCGCTTTCGCGGCGCGAGTACGTTCGGTTGGCTGTCGCAGCCGGCGGGACGGCCGCATTGAGCGCGTGCCTCGGCAGTGACGGGGACGACGCCTCGAGCGTCGACGTTCCATCGGGGACCGACGAACCGGAGTCGCTTCCGACACGACAGCACGCCTGGAACGACGCGCTGACGACCGACGAGCACGGCACCGTTCAGCCGCCAGCACATCACGTACTGGTTGCGCTGTCGCTTCAGGACAACGTGGTCGAGGACGGACGTGTCGACAACAGTGCTCGAGAAACAACCGAAACTGCACTACGCGCGCTCGAGCGCGCCTACGAGTGGAGCAACGAGGGGCTGGTCTTTACGCTCGGCTACACGCCGGCGTACTTCGACCGGTTCGACGAGTCGCTGCCGGAGTTGGTCGATCTTCCGGAGCCTGAAGCGCTGACTGGACAAGAATCACCCGATTTCGACGACTTTGATGCCGTCTTCCACCTTGCGAGTGACAGCCCTGAGGTCGTCATCGAGGCCGAGGAAGGCCTGTTCGGTGAGGTCGAGACGCTCAACGGAGTCGACCCCGAACTCGAGACCGATCTCTCGGCGGTTTTCGATCGACTCGAGGACCAGCGCCGGACTGGCTTCGTCGGCGATGGGTTGCCAGCCGACCACACTGATACTGACGGCGTGCCTGAGTCGGTACCCGAGGATGCGCCCTTCTTCATGGGCTTTCGCTCGGGATTTCAGGAGAGTCAGGCCACGGAGGACCGCGTGACGCTCGAGTCGGGTCCGTTCGCTGGCGGGGCAACCCAGCACGTCGAATCGATGGATATCAATCTCACGCAGTGGTTCAACCAGGAAAATCACTTCCAGCGGGTTTCGAAGATGTTCAGCCACGAACATGCCACCGAGGATCTCGTCGGCGATGTCGGCGAGACGCTTACGGGCTCGAGTGAGTTGCGTGACGAGCGGATCGACTCGACGGCTGCGGACGCACGCAGTCACAACGTTGTTGGCCACGCACAGAAGGCCGCTCGAGCCAGAGAGGACGGTGAGCCGCTCCTCTTGCGCCGGGATTTCAATACAGTTGACAGCGGGGGGCCGGGCCTGCATTTCGTCTCGCTCCAGCACGATATCGACGAGTTCGTCCGGGTTCGCGAGGCGATGACTGGTGCGGATCTCGACGTGCCGATGGCGAACAACGGTATTCGACACTACATCTTCGTCACCCGGCGTGGAAACTACCTGGTTCCGCCACGACCACTGCGAGCGTTACCGCCAGCAGATCCGGACGCAACATGA
- a CDS encoding cohesin domain-containing protein: protein MTNRVRTFTLVLVCVLALSLAAMPASAGDGSVSVYFQTEEESSTTLEIDADSGDTIELEIVMSAHSDLRGQGIDELAATVEYNTSVFTVTEADHGPMLASGDSDAEIDGSLDVDDDTGQLLVDQERTPSGDGATGNDPFATLTLEVAEDAEVTTETLEVTDSSASSVRDYPRSVFDNDAIIHVEGGADESDDEGDDDDDGPEGVTLGDGVDDDTNETDDTTETDTTESASNDADSETDSNETSEESSNGTSDAADDATAGDDSVPGFAIPGALIALAVWLGLLIRAD, encoded by the coding sequence ATGACTAATCGGGTGCGAACGTTCACACTCGTGCTCGTGTGCGTTCTCGCGCTGTCACTGGCTGCGATGCCCGCAAGCGCCGGAGACGGAAGCGTGTCGGTCTACTTCCAGACAGAGGAGGAAAGTTCGACCACCCTTGAGATCGATGCCGACAGCGGCGACACCATCGAACTCGAGATCGTGATGAGTGCTCACAGCGACCTCCGTGGGCAAGGAATCGACGAACTTGCTGCGACGGTCGAGTATAATACGTCCGTCTTCACCGTCACCGAAGCCGACCATGGTCCGATGCTGGCGAGCGGCGATTCCGACGCCGAGATTGACGGCTCGCTCGATGTCGACGACGATACAGGACAGCTACTGGTTGACCAGGAACGCACACCTTCGGGTGACGGTGCAACCGGAAACGACCCGTTCGCAACGCTGACGCTCGAGGTAGCGGAAGATGCTGAAGTGACGACGGAGACGCTCGAGGTCACCGATTCGTCGGCGAGTTCGGTCAGAGACTATCCGCGGTCCGTCTTCGACAACGATGCTATCATCCACGTCGAGGGCGGGGCGGACGAGTCGGATGATGAGGGTGATGACGACGATGACGGTCCGGAGGGCGTTACACTGGGCGATGGAGTCGATGACGACACGAACGAGACAGACGACACAACTGAGACGGACACAACCGAGAGTGCGTCGAACGACGCTGATTCGGAGACGGACTCGAACGAAACGAGTGAGGAATCGAGCAATGGCACTTCGGACGCGGCAGACGACGCTACAGCCGGTGACGATTCCGTCCCCGGATTCGCGATACCCGGTGCACTCATCGCGCTCGCGGTCTGGCTCGGCCTTCTCATCCGCGCCGACTAA